The Fusobacterium necrophorum subsp. necrophorum genome has a window encoding:
- a CDS encoding MATE family efflux transporter → MKEKSLNYLLLQYMVPSTTGLLVIALYVIVDSIFVGRGVGKEALAALNIAYPIITISSAISLMIGMGASTLISLYHGKKHLEELCLSYIHCLNFLFYVVLVFLVFFCSKQVLWILGGETSLEAMIRGYLYPCTVGMIFLMISTGWNAAVRNLGAPKYAFFSMLAGALCNVFFDWIFIFPMDLGIQGAAIATSMGQILSFLLLFFFFRKKRIFIPFFPRKISWSLLKRLFSIGFSSFIMEFAAAIVLVLFNIQFMRYGGEISVSAFCIVASTFYFFRMLFTGLGQGLQPIVSSFFGKKEREKGKEAYRKAKSLALGISVLCFAFVFFQKESIMSFYHSDRDFVLFAARGLLLYCTSIFFVAFNLLSISYYQAIGNGKLANLFSFGRSFLFLLPFLYVLPAVWGMTGMWLVLTFTEAATSISIFYYQNYRKKKKFLDIGRRV, encoded by the coding sequence ATGAAAGAAAAATCATTAAATTATTTATTATTACAATACATGGTACCATCTACTACAGGGCTATTGGTGATAGCCCTGTATGTTATTGTCGACAGTATTTTTGTAGGGCGTGGAGTGGGAAAGGAAGCGTTGGCCGCTTTAAATATAGCATATCCTATTATTACAATCTCTTCAGCGATTAGTCTTATGATTGGAATGGGAGCTTCGACTTTGATTAGCTTATATCATGGGAAGAAACACCTGGAGGAGTTGTGTCTTTCTTATATTCATTGTTTGAATTTTCTTTTTTATGTTGTTTTAGTATTCTTAGTCTTTTTTTGTTCCAAACAGGTACTATGGATTTTGGGAGGAGAAACAAGTTTGGAAGCTATGATTCGGGGATATTTATATCCCTGTACCGTCGGAATGATTTTTCTGATGATTTCTACCGGTTGGAATGCCGCCGTTCGAAATTTAGGAGCTCCAAAATATGCTTTTTTCAGTATGCTGGCAGGGGCTCTTTGTAATGTGTTTTTTGATTGGATTTTTATTTTTCCGATGGACTTAGGAATTCAAGGAGCAGCAATTGCGACTTCTATGGGACAAATTTTATCCTTTCTTCTGCTGTTTTTCTTTTTCCGAAAAAAGAGGATTTTTATCCCTTTCTTTCCTCGAAAAATTTCATGGTCTTTGTTGAAAAGATTGTTTAGTATAGGCTTTTCTTCCTTTATTATGGAATTTGCGGCAGCCATTGTTTTAGTTCTCTTCAATATCCAATTTATGAGATATGGAGGGGAAATCAGTGTGTCGGCATTTTGTATTGTAGCCTCCACTTTTTATTTTTTTCGAATGTTATTTACAGGCTTAGGACAAGGCTTACAACCTATTGTCAGCTCCTTTTTCGGAAAAAAAGAAAGAGAAAAAGGGAAGGAAGCCTATAGGAAGGCGAAATCTTTAGCTCTGGGAATTTCCGTTTTATGTTTTGCCTTCGTATTTTTTCAAAAAGAATCCATTATGAGTTTCTATCATTCCGATAGAGATTTTGTATTGTTTGCTGCAAGAGGCTTGTTGCTCTACTGCACTTCCATTTTTTTCGTAGCCTTTAATTTGCTCTCCATTTCTTATTATCAAGCCATCGGAAACGGAAAATTGGCAAATTTATTTTCTTTTGGAAGAAGTTTTCTTTTTTTGCTTCCTTTTTTATATGTTCTGCCGGCGGTGTGGGGAATGACTGGAATGTGGTTGGTTTTAACCTTTACAGAAGCCGCCACTTCTATCAGTATTTTTTATTATCAAAACTATCGAAAGAAGAAAAAATTTCTTGACATAGGACGGAGAGTGTGA
- a CDS encoding phosphoenolpyruvate carboxykinase, producing the protein MKQEATINRDSIVLDFSTKFCNSHEALLESDGFRRILSAYLTKLETRDTPVYEYLLKAVGSKEEIPDRVTKLFKLLIILDLEEVHILEQKYSILLKDKSIFIEFLEGLYNFWRKFERYAIVFNSTRGEGLQNVNFIEALNNFKNLVITTYRLIEEALMGYKNRVYRQLNAGVNAGVILNGANRNCPAEYSILEKIPFIDTVILQPPFITYPKRNTRKGIFQEVFENPIKDMVINQDNWFCYPAKVGESLVFIYFNRYFMSQGLSLCNLFELAKEEEYVNKAPDIIYVYGVKDYETEMKTIFYRDKENNRMVGYANYCEDIDYFGYMKKMILTLHNIRMIEQGHLPIHGAMVNITMKNGAVHNIVIMGDSGAGKSESLEAFRSLSEEYVKDMKTIFDDMGTLKLASKAPLAYGTEIGAFVRLDDLDIGYAYKEIDRSIFMNPDKVNSRIIIPISSYEEIMRGYPIDMFLYANNYEAEGDLIEFFSKKEEAIPIFKAGRRKAKGTTSETGIVDSYFANPFGPVQTQEKTDILIENFFEDMFKKGVKVGQIRTKLGIAGEEHSGPKAAATVLFEMLKPLK; encoded by the coding sequence ATGAAACAAGAGGCAACAATCAACAGAGATAGTATTGTACTGGATTTTAGCACAAAATTTTGCAATAGCCACGAGGCATTATTGGAAAGTGATGGATTTCGTAGAATTTTAAGTGCCTATTTGACAAAATTGGAAACAAGAGATACTCCTGTCTATGAATATTTATTGAAAGCGGTAGGCTCTAAGGAAGAAATTCCGGATCGGGTGACCAAACTTTTCAAATTGTTAATTATTCTGGATTTAGAAGAAGTCCATATCTTGGAGCAAAAATATTCCATCTTGTTGAAAGACAAGAGTATTTTCATTGAATTTTTGGAAGGATTATATAATTTTTGGAGAAAATTTGAAAGATATGCGATTGTTTTCAACAGTACTCGTGGAGAGGGCTTACAAAATGTAAATTTCATTGAAGCCTTAAATAATTTTAAAAATTTAGTGATTACGACGTATCGATTGATTGAAGAAGCCTTAATGGGATATAAAAATCGAGTATATCGTCAATTAAACGCCGGAGTGAATGCCGGAGTTATTTTAAATGGAGCAAACCGAAATTGTCCTGCGGAATATTCCATTTTGGAAAAAATTCCATTTATAGACACTGTCATTCTGCAACCGCCTTTTATTACCTATCCTAAGAGAAATACTCGAAAAGGAATTTTCCAAGAAGTGTTTGAAAATCCGATTAAGGATATGGTCATCAATCAAGACAACTGGTTCTGCTATCCGGCGAAAGTAGGAGAATCCCTGGTCTTTATTTATTTCAATCGATACTTTATGTCACAGGGACTTTCTCTATGCAATCTATTTGAATTGGCAAAAGAAGAAGAATATGTGAACAAAGCTCCGGATATTATCTATGTGTATGGGGTGAAAGATTACGAAACGGAAATGAAAACCATATTTTATCGTGATAAAGAAAATAATCGAATGGTAGGTTATGCAAATTATTGTGAAGATATTGATTATTTTGGGTATATGAAAAAAATGATTTTAACCCTGCACAATATCCGTATGATAGAACAAGGACATTTACCAATTCATGGAGCTATGGTAAATATTACCATGAAAAACGGAGCTGTGCACAATATTGTAATTATGGGAGACAGCGGAGCAGGGAAGTCGGAATCTTTGGAAGCCTTTCGAAGTTTAAGTGAAGAATATGTCAAAGATATGAAAACAATTTTTGATGATATGGGAACTTTAAAATTAGCTTCCAAGGCACCTTTGGCTTATGGAACGGAAATTGGAGCCTTTGTAAGATTGGATGACTTGGATATCGGGTATGCTTATAAGGAAATTGATCGAAGTATTTTTATGAATCCGGATAAAGTTAATTCTCGTATTATTATTCCTATCTCTTCTTATGAAGAAATTATGAGAGGATATCCGATAGACATGTTCCTATATGCAAATAACTATGAAGCGGAAGGGGATTTGATTGAATTCTTTAGCAAGAAAGAGGAGGCTATTCCGATATTCAAGGCGGGAAGAAGAAAAGCGAAGGGAACCACATCGGAAACAGGAATTGTGGATTCTTATTTTGCAAATCCGTTCGGACCGGTACAAACTCAAGAAAAGACAGATATTTTGATAGAAAATTTCTTTGAAGATATGTTTAAAAAAGGAGTTAAGGTCGGACAAATTCGAACAAAATTGGGAATTGCCGGAGAAGAACATTCGGGACCGAAAGCAGCTGCAACCGTTTTATTTGAAATGTTAAAACCTTTAAAATAG
- a CDS encoding ABC transporter ATP-binding protein: MRNRHYSTKELIRRFLPYFSKYRHILFFDLTCAAFTTLCDLALPLILRFITQTGMKDLSLLSPGLILKLGALYIVLRLVDTSVNYFMANVGHVMGARIETDMRRDVFNHLQGLSYSFYNENKSGQILTRITTDLFDVTEFAHHCPEEFFIAGIKILISFIILVNINLPLTLLLFVMIPLMILSVYTFNQKMRNAQKEQRNHIGEINSGIENNILGAKVVKSFANEEMEKEKFEVQNQKFLGIKKSFYKYMASFHTISRLYDGLMYVTVIVVGSMFMLQGKLSPGDLFLYALYISTLLSTVKRIVEFMEQFQKGMTGIERFLEIMDTETDIQDSENAKSVKKVKGDIVFEGVGFRYQSTGESVLENLNFSIEAGKNVAIVGPSGVGKTTICNLIPRFYDVTEGAIYLDGENIRDLKVQDLRQNIGIVQQDVYLFSGTVFENIEYGKPGANLKEIEEAARLAGAYEFIEALPEKFDTHIGERGTKLSGGQKQRISIARVFLKNPPILILDEATSALDNQSEKVVQSSLELLSKGRTTITIAHRLSTIMNADEILVLTEQGIVERGKHSELLEKQGFYHELYYGNQWRQK, from the coding sequence ATGAGAAATAGACACTATTCGACCAAAGAATTGATAAGAAGATTCTTACCATATTTTTCAAAATACAGACATATTCTATTCTTTGACTTAACTTGTGCAGCCTTTACCACCTTATGTGATTTGGCTTTGCCCTTGATTTTACGTTTTATTACGCAGACGGGAATGAAGGATTTATCTTTGTTGAGTCCGGGCTTAATTTTAAAATTGGGAGCCTTATATATCGTCTTACGTCTGGTAGATACTTCCGTAAATTATTTCATGGCAAATGTGGGGCATGTCATGGGAGCCAGAATTGAAACAGATATGAGAAGAGATGTCTTCAATCATTTACAAGGTCTGTCCTATTCTTTTTACAATGAAAATAAGAGCGGACAAATTTTGACAAGGATTACGACGGATTTGTTTGATGTCACGGAGTTTGCACATCACTGCCCGGAGGAGTTTTTTATTGCGGGAATTAAAATTTTAATTTCTTTTATTATTTTAGTCAACATCAACCTTCCTTTGACCTTATTGTTGTTTGTTATGATTCCTTTGATGATTTTATCCGTATATACTTTTAATCAGAAAATGAGGAATGCTCAAAAAGAACAAAGAAATCATATTGGAGAAATCAATTCCGGGATTGAAAACAATATCTTGGGAGCCAAAGTGGTAAAATCTTTTGCCAATGAGGAAATGGAAAAGGAGAAATTTGAAGTACAAAACCAAAAATTTTTGGGGATTAAGAAATCTTTTTATAAATATATGGCTTCCTTTCATACCATTTCCAGATTGTATGACGGTTTGATGTATGTCACTGTCATTGTCGTGGGAAGTATGTTTATGTTGCAAGGAAAGTTAAGTCCGGGAGATTTGTTTCTCTATGCTCTTTACATTTCCACTCTACTGTCAACCGTAAAGCGAATTGTAGAATTTATGGAACAATTTCAAAAAGGAATGACAGGAATTGAAAGATTTTTAGAAATTATGGATACGGAAACGGATATACAAGATTCCGAAAATGCAAAATCTGTGAAAAAGGTAAAGGGAGACATTGTCTTTGAAGGAGTCGGCTTCCGTTACCAATCTACAGGAGAAAGTGTTTTAGAGAATTTGAATTTCTCCATAGAAGCCGGAAAAAATGTAGCGATTGTAGGACCCTCTGGAGTAGGAAAGACAACAATTTGTAATTTAATTCCTCGTTTTTATGATGTGACGGAAGGAGCTATCTACTTGGACGGAGAAAATATCAGAGATTTGAAAGTACAGGACTTACGTCAAAATATCGGAATTGTACAACAGGATGTCTATCTGTTTTCAGGAACGGTATTTGAAAACATTGAATATGGAAAACCGGGAGCCAATCTAAAGGAAATAGAAGAGGCGGCGAGATTGGCGGGAGCTTATGAATTTATTGAAGCTTTGCCGGAGAAATTTGACACCCATATCGGAGAACGTGGAACTAAATTGTCCGGCGGACAAAAACAAAGAATCAGCATTGCCAGAGTTTTCCTAAAAAATCCGCCAATTTTAATTTTGGATGAAGCGACTTCCGCTTTGGACAATCAAAGTGAAAAAGTTGTACAATCTTCTCTGGAATTATTATCCAAAGGTAGAACGACGATTACAATTGCTCATAGATTGAGTACGATTATGAATGCCGATGAAATTTTAGTCTTGACGGAGCAAGGAATTGTAGAAAGGGGAAAGCATAGCGAACTATTGGAGAAACAAGGGTTTTATCATGAATTATACTATGGAAATCAATGGCGACAAAAATGA
- a CDS encoding VOC family protein has protein sequence MKFQMIHENYNVMDLAKSLQFYEEALGLKERRRKEAADGSYIIVYLGDGITEFELELTWLRDRTEKYDLGDEEFHLAFRVDDYEAAYQKHKEMGCIVYENPGMGIYFITDPDGYWLEIVPTRD, from the coding sequence ATGAAATTTCAAATGATTCATGAGAATTATAATGTAATGGATTTGGCAAAAAGCTTACAATTTTATGAAGAAGCTTTGGGCTTGAAAGAAAGAAGACGAAAAGAGGCTGCGGACGGAAGCTATATTATCGTATACTTAGGTGATGGAATCACAGAGTTTGAATTGGAATTAACTTGGCTGAGAGATAGAACGGAAAAATATGATTTGGGGGACGAAGAGTTTCATTTGGCGTTCCGGGTAGACGACTATGAGGCGGCTTATCAAAAGCATAAAGAAATGGGATGTATCGTTTATGAAAATCCCGGTATGGGCATTTATTTTATTACAGATCCGGACGGATATTGGCTGGAAATTGTACCAACTCGAGACTAA
- a CDS encoding FAD-dependent oxidoreductase: MKKYDVIVIGTGAGNIVTDAALDSGLKVAQIEKDKFGGTCLTKGCIPTKVMVTAADVIRNSEEVHKIGIQSQKMKIDWDVLSKRVWQKIDESKEIVEEYKKEKNLDVYQGRAFFVRDKVLKVEYNEGGVSEEITAEIIVLAAGARSRRISLEGMEETSYLTSEDIFGKAWPLKPYKSLIIIGAGAIGTEFAHAFSSFGTKVSVVQFEERLLPKMDRDISKYLGERFADFGIDVYYNQISKKISQKDGEKILSIEDKLTGEIRELKAEEILVAAGVIPNTDLLELSNTSIQRNAQGWIRTNEFLETSVEGVYAIGDINGHGQLRHKANYEADILVHNLFPAALPPGQVAEGIKPERRFARFEYIPSVTYTYPQVSSIGLSEEEARKQGMEKGWDIRVGYHHYSSTAKGYAMGFEPGDKEDGFIKVIIDAKSKYILGVHIIGAEAGILLQPYASLLGSGRIEHLVYEKDIASEETKKARAMEYSRYLDPHKVTSITEAMTAHPALTELVMWTQYFVPMK; this comes from the coding sequence ATGAAAAAATATGATGTAATTGTAATTGGGACAGGAGCAGGAAATATTGTGACGGATGCCGCTTTGGATTCCGGATTGAAAGTGGCACAAATTGAAAAAGATAAATTTGGGGGAACTTGCTTGACCAAAGGGTGTATTCCTACTAAAGTTATGGTGACGGCTGCCGATGTGATTCGTAACAGCGAAGAAGTTCATAAGATAGGAATTCAATCTCAAAAGATGAAGATAGACTGGGATGTTTTGAGCAAAAGAGTTTGGCAAAAAATTGATGAAAGTAAAGAAATTGTAGAAGAATATAAAAAAGAAAAGAATTTAGATGTTTATCAAGGAAGGGCATTTTTTGTTCGTGACAAAGTGTTAAAAGTGGAATATAATGAAGGTGGAGTGAGTGAGGAAATCACAGCGGAGATTATCGTGCTGGCAGCCGGAGCAAGAAGTAGACGAATATCCTTAGAGGGCATGGAGGAAACTTCTTATCTTACCAGTGAAGATATTTTCGGAAAGGCTTGGCCTTTGAAACCTTATAAAAGTTTAATTATTATCGGAGCGGGAGCCATCGGAACGGAATTTGCCCATGCCTTTTCCTCCTTCGGAACGAAAGTGAGTGTTGTGCAATTTGAAGAGCGTTTGCTACCTAAAATGGATAGAGATATTTCCAAATATTTAGGAGAGCGTTTTGCAGATTTCGGGATTGATGTTTACTATAATCAAATCTCCAAAAAGATTTCTCAGAAAGACGGAGAAAAGATATTGAGTATAGAAGATAAACTGACAGGAGAGATACGGGAGTTGAAAGCGGAAGAAATTTTGGTGGCAGCCGGAGTGATTCCTAATACGGATTTGTTGGAATTATCAAATACTTCCATTCAAAGAAATGCACAGGGGTGGATCCGTACCAATGAATTTTTAGAAACTTCTGTTGAGGGAGTCTATGCGATTGGAGATATTAATGGTCACGGACAGTTACGACATAAGGCAAACTATGAGGCGGATATTTTAGTGCATAATTTATTTCCGGCTGCTTTACCTCCCGGACAGGTGGCGGAGGGAATAAAACCGGAAAGAAGATTTGCCAGATTTGAATACATTCCTTCCGTAACCTACACTTATCCACAAGTTTCTTCCATTGGACTTTCCGAAGAAGAAGCCAGAAAACAGGGCATGGAAAAGGGATGGGATATTCGAGTCGGTTATCATCATTATTCCAGCACTGCAAAAGGCTATGCTATGGGATTTGAGCCGGGAGATAAGGAAGACGGATTTATTAAAGTAATTATTGATGCTAAGAGTAAGTATATTTTGGGAGTCCATATCATTGGGGCAGAGGCGGGAATTTTGTTACAGCCTTATGCAAGCTTACTCGGTTCTGGAAGAATTGAACATTTGGTCTATGAAAAAGATATTGCTTCCGAGGAAACAAAAAAAGCAAGAGCAATGGAATACAGCAGGTATTTGGATCCTCATAAGGTAACCAGCATTACAGAAGCTATGACAGCTCATCCGGCATTGACGGAATTAGTTATGTGGACACAATATTTCGTACCGATGAAATAG
- a CDS encoding thioredoxin domain-containing protein yields the protein MKKLYMFVTSWCPHCKNAKKWIQEWKTEYPEYEKVNLEIIDEENEVEKVNALNLDYYYVPTFFLENEKLHEGVPSKEIIKTVLDKALQN from the coding sequence ATGAAAAAATTATATATGTTTGTGACTTCATGGTGTCCTCATTGTAAAAATGCAAAAAAGTGGATTCAAGAATGGAAAACGGAATATCCGGAATATGAAAAAGTGAATTTGGAAATTATTGACGAAGAAAACGAAGTGGAAAAAGTTAACGCATTGAATTTAGACTACTACTATGTGCCTACTTTTTTTCTGGAAAATGAAAAGTTACACGAAGGCGTTCCCAGCAAAGAAATCATCAAAACCGTATTGGATAAAGCACTACAAAATTAA
- a CDS encoding enoyl-CoA hydratase/isomerase family protein — MEKNVICEILGNVGIVKMNRSKKLNAFTRELTTELTRALEECERNEKVSLVILRGSTERAFSAGGDLRSDQLILEAEGLEQAVGELRGEYELGEYISKYSKPLIAYMNGITMGGGAGISMVAKFRIVTETTRWAMPEMKIGFFPDVGMAYFFSHMKRGIGKYLAMTSNTIVAEDCIWIGAADYKIQSQDYEKLQAALVAFDWTSLSKEKREKKIEEIIQSVALEVGTSELEKNQKEIEAYFEKDSLEELLEGLKKNAEHSEFAGKMEEGMKTNSPLSMAITWEQMKRCESLSLEESYQLDTILARNFLSGKDMFEGVRAILVDKTGDPKWEYQRIEDIPREVILSYFE, encoded by the coding sequence TTGGAAAAAAATGTGATCTGTGAAATTTTAGGAAATGTCGGGATTGTAAAAATGAATCGAAGTAAAAAATTGAATGCTTTTACAAGAGAACTGACAACAGAACTGACAAGAGCCTTAGAAGAGTGTGAGAGAAATGAAAAGGTTTCTCTTGTGATTTTACGAGGAAGTACGGAAAGAGCTTTTTCCGCCGGAGGAGATTTACGTTCGGATCAACTCATTTTAGAGGCGGAAGGTTTGGAACAGGCGGTTGGAGAACTGCGAGGAGAATATGAATTAGGAGAATATATTTCGAAATATTCAAAGCCTCTTATTGCTTATATGAATGGAATTACTATGGGTGGAGGAGCCGGAATATCCATGGTCGCAAAATTTAGAATTGTGACGGAAACGACCCGTTGGGCAATGCCGGAAATGAAAATCGGATTTTTTCCGGATGTAGGGATGGCTTACTTTTTTTCTCACATGAAAAGAGGGATTGGAAAATATTTGGCAATGACTTCCAATACCATTGTTGCGGAGGATTGCATTTGGATCGGAGCTGCAGATTATAAAATACAAAGTCAAGATTATGAGAAATTACAGGCAGCTTTGGTTGCCTTCGATTGGACTTCTCTTTCCAAAGAAAAGCGGGAGAAAAAAATAGAAGAAATTATTCAAAGTGTTGCTTTGGAAGTCGGAACAAGTGAGTTGGAAAAAAATCAGAAAGAGATAGAAGCATATTTTGAAAAGGATTCTTTGGAAGAACTCTTAGAGGGTTTGAAAAAGAATGCGGAACATTCGGAATTTGCCGGAAAAATGGAAGAAGGAATGAAGACAAATTCACCTCTTTCTATGGCAATTACTTGGGAACAAATGAAGAGATGTGAAAGTTTGAGCTTAGAAGAAAGTTATCAATTGGATACGATTTTAGCTCGAAATTTTTTATCCGGAAAAGATATGTTTGAGGGAGTCAGAGCTATTCTGGTGGATAAGACGGGAGATCCGAAGTGGGAATATCAAAGGATAGAGGACATTCCAAGAGAGGTCATCTTATCTTACTTTGAATAA
- the iadA gene encoding beta-aspartyl-peptidase, with protein MILIKNVEVYAPEYLGIKDILISGRKVEKIMENIDCGNLEVDILNGSGKKLVPGFIDQHVHLIGGGGEGGFHTRTPETPFSKLIEAGITTVVGVLGTDSTTRNIKNLLAKVKALKNEGISAYMTTGAYSHPSPTLTGSIEKDITFIEEIIGLKIAISDHRASYLDTAILEQMSSQVRRAGMFSGKNGIIVMHMGDGKEVLNPVWKVLEHSEIPIHHFLPTHVNRKKEVWEASLEFLKQGAYIDITSSSDEDDFLSASQGIDFLKKNNYDLTRVTMSSDGYGSAPVFDKNGNLIRITYSPVDTNYREMKKLVKKYHFPLEEALIFTTKNPALEFGWYPQKGSIQEKSDADFVLLDENLDIYGVFALGEICMWDYHIVKKGTYEE; from the coding sequence ATGATCTTAATTAAAAATGTGGAAGTCTATGCACCGGAGTATTTAGGAATCAAAGATATTTTAATTTCCGGAAGAAAAGTGGAAAAAATTATGGAAAATATTGATTGTGGAAATTTGGAAGTAGATATATTAAATGGAAGTGGGAAAAAGTTAGTACCGGGCTTTATCGATCAGCATGTTCATTTGATTGGAGGTGGAGGAGAGGGAGGCTTTCATACACGAACTCCGGAAACTCCCTTTTCAAAACTCATTGAAGCAGGGATTACAACAGTTGTTGGAGTTTTAGGAACAGACTCTACTACCAGAAATATCAAGAATTTATTGGCAAAGGTAAAGGCATTAAAAAATGAAGGGATATCGGCTTATATGACGACAGGTGCTTATTCTCATCCTTCTCCCACATTGACAGGAAGTATTGAAAAAGATATTACTTTCATAGAGGAAATTATTGGGTTAAAAATTGCAATTTCCGATCATAGAGCTTCTTATTTGGATACGGCTATTTTAGAGCAAATGAGCTCTCAAGTGAGAAGAGCAGGTATGTTTTCCGGGAAAAATGGAATAATCGTGATGCATATGGGAGACGGAAAAGAAGTACTAAACCCTGTTTGGAAGGTATTGGAACATTCTGAAATTCCAATCCATCATTTTTTACCAACTCATGTCAATCGAAAGAAAGAAGTTTGGGAAGCCAGTTTGGAATTTTTGAAGCAAGGGGCCTATATTGATATTACGAGTTCTTCTGATGAAGACGATTTTTTAAGTGCTTCTCAAGGAATTGATTTTTTGAAGAAAAATAACTATGACTTAACAAGAGTAACTATGAGTTCTGATGGATATGGAAGTGCTCCTGTTTTTGATAAAAACGGAAACTTAATTAGAATTACATATTCTCCGGTAGATACCAACTACAGAGAAATGAAAAAATTGGTAAAAAAATATCATTTTCCATTGGAAGAAGCATTAATTTTTACGACAAAAAATCCGGCGTTGGAATTTGGTTGGTATCCCCAAAAAGGGAGTATTCAGGAAAAAAGCGATGCAGATTTTGTTCTGTTAGATGAAAACTTGGATATTTATGGAGTATTTGCTTTGGGAGAAATATGTATGTGGGATTACCATATTGTAAAAAAGGGAACTTATGAAGAATAG
- the yaaA gene encoding peroxide stress protein YaaA: MIVLSPSKEMSKDAVLSEKIPIFQNEAETLMPEIKGKEKYEAWSLYHGLAFRSFKKGGFSQKELEFMEKNLCIFSALYGVLSARDGISKYRLDFSKKGLYAYWGDKIYQEIIKRCHSSGEWIINLASDEFSKTLSKYLTEKDRFLQIDFLEEKNGEFKKHSTISKKGRGAMARYLILSQDTSLERIRKFQEGDFEFREDLSTERHFVFVKRKLK, from the coding sequence GTGATTGTATTATCACCGTCGAAAGAAATGTCAAAAGATGCCGTTTTGTCTGAAAAAATTCCGATTTTTCAAAATGAAGCGGAAACGTTGATGCCGGAAATCAAGGGAAAAGAAAAATATGAGGCTTGGTCTTTGTATCACGGTTTGGCTTTTCGTTCTTTCAAAAAGGGAGGTTTTTCTCAAAAAGAATTGGAATTTATGGAGAAGAATCTTTGTATTTTTTCTGCCCTATATGGGGTGTTATCTGCAAGAGACGGGATTTCGAAGTATCGTTTGGATTTTTCTAAAAAAGGGCTTTATGCATACTGGGGAGATAAAATTTATCAAGAAATCATCAAAAGATGTCACAGTTCAGGAGAATGGATTATCAATCTGGCTTCGGATGAATTTTCAAAAACGCTTTCCAAGTATCTGACAGAAAAAGATCGTTTTTTACAAATTGATTTTTTGGAAGAGAAAAATGGAGAATTCAAAAAACATTCCACCATTTCTAAAAAAGGAAGAGGGGCAATGGCTCGTTATTTGATTCTTTCTCAGGATACTTCTTTGGAAAGGATTCGAAAATTTCAAGAGGGTGATTTTGAATTTCGAGAGGATTTGAGTACAGAAAGGCATTTTGTGTTTGTAAAAAGAAAATTGAAATAA